In Pungitius pungitius chromosome 2, fPunPun2.1, whole genome shotgun sequence, a single window of DNA contains:
- the LOC119210149 gene encoding rho guanine nucleotide exchange factor 9 isoform X4, whose translation MADRELAFKAGDVIKVLDASNKDWWWGQIDEEEGWFPASFVRLWVNQDDVGGEPAEGTSEVQNGHLDPTNDCLCLGSPLQNRDQMRANVINEIMSTERHYIKHLKDICEGYLRQCRKRVDMFNDDQLRVIFGNIEDIFRFQMGFVRDLEKQYNTDDPHLSEIGPCFLEHQDGFWIYSEYCNNHLDACMELSKLMRDGRYQHFFEACRLLQQMIDIAIDGFLLTPVQKICKYPLQLAELLKYTAQEHSDYRYVAAALAVMRNVTQQINERKRRLENIDKIAQWQASVLDWEGDDILDRSSELIYTGELSWIYQPYGRSQQRVFFLFDHQLVLCKKDLIRRDILYYKGRIDMDRYDVRDAIDGRDDDFNVSVKNAFKLCNKDSEEIHIFLAKKPEEKIRWLRAFHEERKMVQEDEKIGFEISEYQKRQAAMTVRKVTKQKGVNRCTPPSYPPPQDPLSAGQYEVTEDMAQGEVFEFSQSKRGQAPFWQNFSRLAPFKK comes from the exons CTGTGGGTAAACCAGGACGACGTAGGAGGCGAGCCAGCCGAGGGGACTAGCGAGGTGCAGAACGGGCACCTGGACCCGACCAATGACTGCCTGTGTCTGGGCTCGCCCCTCCAGAACCGAGACCAGATGAGGGCCAACGTCATCAACGAGATCATGAGCACAGAGAGACACTACATCAAACACCTCAAGGACATCTGTGAG GGCTACCTGCGGCAGTGCAGGAAGCGCGTGGACATGTTCAATGACGACCAGCTGAGGGTCATCTTTGGGAACATCGAGGACATCTTCCGCTTCCAGATGGGCTTTGTTAGAGACTTGGAGAAACAGTACAACACGGATGACCCACACCTCTCTGAAATCGGACCATGCTTTTTAGAACAC CAAGATGGTTTTTGGATCTACTCAGAGTACTGTAACAACCACTTGGATGCCTGTATGGAACTGAGCAAACTGATGAGGGACGGCAGGTATCAACACTTCTTCGAGGCCTGTCGCCTCCTCCAGCAAATGATTGACATTGCCATAGACGGCTTCTTGCTCACCCCTGTCCAGAAAATCTGCAAATATCCACTCCAATTGGCTGAGCTTCTCAAATACACTGCGCAGGAGCACAG TGATTATCGATACGTGGCAGCAGCGCTGGCAGTAATGCGGAACGTCACTCAGCAGATaaacgagaggaagaggaggctggaGAACATCGACAAAATCGCCCAGTGGCAAGCTTCTGTTCTGGACTGGGAG GGCGATGATATCCTGGACAGGAGCTCGGAGCTCATCTACACCGGGGAGTTGTCATGGATCTATCAGCCCTACGGACGCAGCCAGCAGCgagtcttcttcctctttgatcACCAGCTGGTTCTCTGCAAGAAG GATCTGATACGCCGGGACATCCTGTACTACAAGGGCCGCATCGACATGGACCGCTACGACGTACGGGACGCCATTGACGGGCGTGACGACGACTTCAACGTCAGCGTGAAGAACGCCTTCAAACTGTGCAACAAAGACAGCGAGGAGATCCACATCTTCCTGGCCAAGAAGCCTGAGGAGAAGATCCGCTGGCTCAGGGCCTTCCACGAGGAGAGAAAGATGGTGCAGGAGGATGAGAAAATTG GTTTTGAGATCTCTGAGTACCAGAAGCGCCAGGCAGCCATGACGGTGAGAAAGGTGACCAAACAGAAAG GTGTAAACAGGTGCACGCCCCCCTCATACCCGCCCCCCCAGGACCCCCTAAGTGCGGGGCAGTATGAGGTAACGGAGGACATGGCACAAGGAGAGGTTTTTGAATTCAGTCAATCCAAAAGAGGCCAGGCTCCTTTCTGGCAGAATTTTAGTAGATTAGCTCCATTTAAGAAATAG